From Solea solea chromosome 20, fSolSol10.1, whole genome shotgun sequence, one genomic window encodes:
- the LOC131447603 gene encoding extracellular calcium-sensing receptor-like: protein MASEAWTTAAVLQTPHLMLYLGGTLGISIRRGEIPGFSYFLLQIRPDLHHNNSYGNSVVNQFWEHTFQCRFSPPPADWVEAGGELCTGQEVLEKVETEFLDVSDLRPEYNVYKAVYALAYALDEMLQCEPGKGPFSNNTCAHLQRLEPWQTQWSAPVVQKISGPAPNVTTVFRRKQISSPTMSLWVSA from the exons atggccagtgaagcctggacaACAGCTGCtgtgctccagactcctcacctcatgctgtacctgggtggaacactgggcatctcgattcgtcgaggagaaataccaggatTCAGCTatttcctgttacaaatacgtcctgacctacatcacaacaacagttATGGGAATAGTGTG gtgaatcagttttgggaacatacatttcagtgtagattttcaccacctccagcagattgggtggaagctggaggagaattatgcactggacaggaagttttAGAGAAGGTGGAGACTGAGTTCCTGGATGTTTCAGACCTCAggccagagtataatgtgtataaggctgtgtacgctctggcgtatgctcttgatgaaATGCTGCAATGTGAGCCAGGGaaaggacctttcagcaacaacacctgtgctcatttacaaagactggagccatggcag ACTCaatggagtgcaccagttgtccagaagatttctggtccagcccccaacgtgaccactgtgttccgaAGAAAACAGatttcctctcctaccatgagcctttgggtatctgcttga